In Nitrospirota bacterium, one DNA window encodes the following:
- a CDS encoding winged helix-turn-helix transcriptional regulator: protein MTVEKILFFLNVYGEGYPLGMAKVFEVPVNRIQQQLKRLENSGIVVSRLMGKVRLYTFNPQYPFLKELKPFLSKAYEFLPDKEKDKYYKLRTRPRKADKPL from the coding sequence ATGACAGTTGAAAAAATATTATTTTTCCTTAATGTCTACGGGGAAGGGTATCCGCTTGGCATGGCAAAGGTTTTTGAAGTGCCTGTCAACAGGATTCAGCAGCAGCTTAAAAGGCTTGAAAACAGCGGAATTGTAGTAAGTCGTCTTATGGGCAAAGTAAGGCTCTACACTTTCAATCCTCAGTATCCGTTTCTAAAGGAGTTGAAACCGTTTTTATCAAAGGCATACGAGTTTCTTCCCGATAAAGAAAAAGATAAGTATTACAAGCTGCGCACAAGGCCGAGAAAAGCAGACAAACCGCTGTGA